A region of the Primulina eburnea isolate SZY01 chromosome 7, ASM2296580v1, whole genome shotgun sequence genome:
TTGGGGAGGCCGGCTGAGGAGCTTTACCGGGTGGTGCGGAGATTGTAGAAAGAGGCGGCGGCGCGTGTGTAGGGTTTGGGGTTGGTGCGGGGACGTGGTGGGATGAAGGAGGTGGGGACTGAGAAGGCGGTGGTTTTAGTGGTGGAGAATGGGTAGGGGGTGGAGAAGGGGCGGATGAAGCATTGTGGTGGCTGTCGGAGAGGACTACGGTAACAAGCTTCTGCCCCTTCTCACAGTGTTGTGTACGGCCGCTTATGAAAAAGAATGGGCCCGATTTGTGGAACTTGAATTCGGAGTTGCCATCCTTGAATACTTGCAGAGGACTATCCTTGTTGCATGTTTCGTAGTCATCTTTTGTCACCACAAGGACAGAATCGGATCCTTTCTTGTACTTGAAAACTGCAGATTTTAACAAAATATcgtaaaagaaaaaagaaaatttgtTACTAATTTATGCATAAAACGATCACATTCATAAAACAAAATAGTTATGGAGAGACGGAAAGTGGGTACCGAGAGTGTCGTTGATTTGGAAACGATTCATTTCAGCCCAACGACTGTAAGAGATATGGGATGGATGAGGAATCCAGCCTTGGTCGCACCAACGTAGAATGTATATGTCTGCGATGAACACAAATATCCCATCGAAATCACTAATACAAGGCTCATCACACGAGAGGCCATTTCCATACGAAAGAGGCTGGATTTGCACAACCACTAGATTGATTAATTTAGTCGTGTGAAGAGTTTagattgaaaaataaatttcgAGACGATAGAGATTTCTTGAAGGTTAAGGTGCCGTTTTCATGGGATATGAATagaaatttatataaatatatatcgtgGAGATCTTGAGAAATTTATTGCAGGATTTAGGTCTTATAATAATTACTATCGGCCCTTTCAAATATTATCTACCAATGTATTACGAGCAGTTCGGTCTCGTCAATTCGATCGATAATTATTatgaaaagtaataattttcactaaaaataatattttttcatgagttaGGTTATGTCGAAGATTTGTATCACACAATTGACTCGTGATATGATCTCAtgagaattttttttgtttatttatatacatacattattatcattaaaaaaaaaaataataaccaCGTAACTGGCGTTACCTTTAATAGTGACCCTTGATTTCTTTGATTTCGGTCTTTCCATTTTTAATTCGAGTTTTACTTTTGTTTctgggaaaaaaaaaacaaaattgtagagtattttaaaatatatatcccATTAATAGAAACATTTGGCTTATTTTTTGAGTTTTGAAAAGACCACATTGGAGATATTGTGTCAAAAGACTCGTGACAATTTGTCCCAAAACTTAAATTTggatttcatttttttatataatttatatttatattttactcCAATAAGTTTCCCTAGATTATATTTTACATATGTTGTTTTTATTATGATGAATTGAATGCAAATGGTTTCTTAAATTGCAGTCAAAGAGGGGGTGCACTATTTTCTTgaaattgttattaattaacgACTTCAATCTCGTGTTTCAGTAATAGGCAAAGAAACGTGTAgatcataataaatttgaattaaatgttattaatttaattaattaacaaaATTAAAGACTGAGCATGCATATTTGTTTAGGAAAAATTCTTACTACGGTTTTTCATTTCAAAGATCAGTGTCTGAAATCCGAAATATTAAAAAGacgtaattaaataaattaaatttagaaagTAAAAAATATATGCAACGCACATATCagtattaaaaacgtgggtaaAAACAGCTACAGAATTGTTGATtttatcgaattattatttttcacgcgacttgttaataataataacattgtATTGTCTTCATATTAGTTCAAGTTGATGAAATAAATGATTGTTTGATTATTGTTTAGGAATACTTCGATTATCCCCACGAAAAAAGTTCATCATGACTTGTCCAGTATGGTTTATCTGACTAGTGTAGATTGTAGTTCCAGTGCACACCAAATAATATCATTCAATTTATGAAGTGAGTATTTTATCAATGTTTACGAGTTCAATTCTGTCTACATATATCTTTTCAGACGATCTTGTCACATAAGACTTACCCGATATGATTTATTTGGCTAGTGCAGGTCGCATGTTATTACACTAACTCAGACATTTACCCAGTGTATAATGAAAACTAGCGTCTACGAATTCTCttgttataaaaaaatttaataataacaacaacaacaacaataatgatttttaaatgcaatTGTTATCGAATTCAGTGGGTTTCACAAAAATATGTACGTGACTCCTTGTATGTATAAACTTATGATAGCCCATAATTAATAGGTGTTGGGTAATTACCCCGAAGCGATGCCGATCACGATGATAATAGTACCCAAAAAAATGcggaataaaacaaccaacaagaacacaaatatttacgtggttcacccaatataggctacatccacggagcactgcaacttttataaccgggagaaatattacaacaagtgtatacaccaatacactcaatatctcacgatcccaaccccgagtataccgagaaaatattttctctaactcacaaaagagaattcccgcactcaagaaaaaaatacactccttttttctatgcactctcttttcatcaaagctgaaaagcttttgattttgggatacaaAAAACAAACAAGGAAGGCTCAATTTATAACAAATTTTCCTCGTTCATTTTTAGAAACTTTCGATGTGGGATTCGTGATTtctgaatattttattttgacgtgGGCCCCACCTTATTAAAATCCCACCTAACAATTCTCCCACTTGAAGacttgatttcaatcatgtcttcACACTATCAGTGCAGCAGCTCATACCTCCTTTGTTAGTCCAGGAGACCAACTGAAGTCaaacacaacttcagtttttcaatgATAACAGCCTTCGTGAGCATCTCAGCTGGATTCTTGCTTTCAGGAAACTTCTCAAGCTTCAAGACTCCATTCACCCGATCTCTAAAGATCCCCAGTCCAAAGATTTGTTTTGCAGTACCCAAATCCTTCAAAGCAAATTCCTTTGATAACTCTTTTTCGAGTTTATCAATCTCCTCCAGACAAGCTCTTGCTATCAACATATCATTTACATATATCAGTAGTATGATATAATAACCATCAAGCTTCACATAACAACAGTGATCAGCCTGATACCTCAGAAAACCATCATTATTCATTACAccatcaaacttcttgtaccactgtcttggagcttgtttgagaccatacaagCTCTTCTGAAGTTTGCACACCATTTTCTGTTTCCCTCGTACTTCAAATCCCTGTGATTGATTCATTTCTTCATCTAGCTCACCATGAAGAAACATCGTCTTTACATCTAACTGTTCAAGATGTAAATCTTCTTTTACCATCAATCCAAGTACAGTCCTGATAGTAGTTAACTTTACCACCAGAGAGAAAATATCAGTGTAACCAATGACTTTCTTTTCAccttttacaacaagtatttctTTGTACCGCTTGCTACCGTCATTTTCTAACCGGTACTCCCACTTGCTCTGTAAAACCTTTTTACTTTCAGGAAGTTCTGACAACCTCCACATGTGATTGGATGACAGCAAATCCATCACATCTTCCATGGCTAACTCCCACTGTTTAAAGGTCTCATAAACATCCgatttatttttcacaaaataaacCTAAAATCTCCTGCTCGAATCGTCAACAGTAGTGCCATAATATCTTGAGTGATCTCCAAGGAATGTCACAGAAGATGGTCCACATACATCAGTATGTACCAGCTCCAAATCCGCCGATATCGGTTCTCTGACCTCTTTTGAAAAGCTCACCTTTTTCTGCTTTCCAAAAAATACAGCTTCACACAGCTTGTGCTCAACGATCTTTAATCCCGGTAGCTTTCCGTTTGAAACAAGCATCTTCATTCCCTTTTCACTCGTATCCCCAAGCCTACTATGCCATAGACTTGAATTAGCTCCAGCATTCACAACCGCTAATTTATTTCTCAAACTGGAAGTCATATAAAGTGTTCCAGTTTTCTTTCCTCGAGCAACAATCATGGCTCCCTTTCTCACTTTCCAGGAACCATCACCAAAGGTCACCTTATGGCCTTCGTCGTCAAGCTGTCCTACTGAAATCAGATTGTGTGTCAACTTTGGTACATGCCttactttgttgattttccAGACAGATCCATTTGTCATCTTCATCCGGATATCACCCATACCAATTATTTCCAAAGGTTTTCCATCAGCCAGGAAAACTTTTCCGTAATCTCCCGCAATGTAATTATCGAATACATCACGATTACCAGTGGTATGAAACGAAGCTCCCGAGTCCATAACCCAAGAATCAACAGGGCTTTCCATGGATAATAGCAGAGCATCATGTACCTCCTCAGTAACAACATTAGCGTTGTTCTTTGTTGATTTGCAATTCTTTTTCAAGTGACCAGTCTCACCACAGCTCCAGCACTTCACATTCTTATCAAAGTTGCTTTTgtcttttccatttcttgacTTGGACCCACCATGCCATTGGTTAAAACTCTTTTCGTCACTCCTGCCCCTTCCTCTATTCTCGAGATTTAGAGCAGAACTTGATGATGTTCCTTCACCAGAATCCATCTTGCGAACTTCCtcggcaagaatttgatctctgaCATCATTGAATTGTAGCTTTCATTTTCCAACAGAGTTGCTAACCGCTGCTCGCATCGGTTCCCAATTGTCTGGTAAAGACGCCAAAAGAATAAGTGCccgaatctcatcatcaaatttaatttcaaCAGATGTTAGCTGTGAAACAATCGTGTTGAATTCATTGATATGTTTAGCCACCGATCTTCTCTCATCTTCAAGTTAAATAACTTCTTCATGAGATGGACTTTGTTGTTTGCTGATGGCTTCTCGTACATGTCCGATAAAATGGACATCATCTCCTCCGTTGTTTTTGCCTCCGCCACGTTATGTGCCACGTTCTTCGTTAGGGTCAATCGTATTACACCTAACACTTGTCGGTCAAGAAGCTTCCAGtcatcatcctccatcttttccGGCTTATTTCCAGATAGAGGTTGATGCAACTTCCTGCTATACAGATAATCTCTAATCTGTAACCGCCAGAACGAAAAATCTGTTCCGTCGAACTTGTTGATTCCCGGTCCCGATCTATCATCTCCGGCCATCACTTCTCTAGCCTTAACAGAAAAtcaaaaaaatcttttctgatgtggaagatcagacaaagctgcaaccacagagcatactcagaatttttaagaattttcacaacctggctctgataccagctgttGGGTAATTACCCCGAAGCGATGCCGATCACGATGATAATAGTACCCAAAAAAATGcggaataaaacaaccaacaagaacacaaagatttacgtagttcacccaatataggctacatccacggagcactgcaacttttataaccgggagaaatattacaacaagtgtatacaccaatacactcaatatctcacgatcccaaccccgagtataccgagaaaatattttctctaactcacaaaagagaattcccgcactcaagaaaaaaatacactccttttttctatgcactctcttttcatcaaagctgaaaagcttttgattttgggatacaaAAAACAAACAAGGAAGGCTCAATTTATAACAAATTTTCCTCGTTTATTTTTAGAAACTTTCGATGTGGGATTCGTGATTtctgaatattttattttgacgtgGACCCCACCTTATTAAAATCCCACCTAACAATAGGTTCatgaatattattaaaaaaaattacattctcAACGAGTCATTAATTTCTGAATTTTTTCGGTCAAGGGAGCAATTACTATTATTATCATAAAGCCATAACCCGTTTAATAAGCTGGTGAAAAATGGGACATCAGACATGCATGCATGTAGATGGATTCGGGTGTATTTGTTGCTTTTTGTTACTTTTATAGATTTTAGAAGTCCATAGATATTCAATTTAAACTTTTGTTTATTCTACGAAAATTAAGTTTTATtcgaaatatattttttgttgaattttaaaaaatcagcttcgacttttaaaaattatacaaaaatatagagatattaaaaaaattatacaatatttttttcCACCCTAGTTGTGAAAAACCAACACAGATAATGATTTTTCCGAGCTTTTAGAAGTAGGCATAtgtgttttatttattatgATCATGCACTGTTAGTTTTTTATCTTCTGTGGTTCCAGGCTATCTTTGGAGCTTTAGTGCTTAGTTATTTTCATTGTCATTATATTTCGTCAAGTCCCTGCATTTATAAATTCTAGACTTTTGGAACATCAAAGAGAAGGAGTGAAGTTTTTATAGAAGTTGTATGGGTTGGAGGAGTTCTAGGAAATGACATGTAAGTTTCTAGGAGTTCTGTAATTTGGCATTAATGCTCAGCACGGTTTTGTCACCAATAAAATTCTTAGTTTTCTTGGATCCTTTCATTCTTTTCGTTGAGATTCCTGTAAATGACCCACATTCCCTCTCAAACAAGTTCGTTGTATACTCAACATTTTATatctcaattttattttaaaatgaaaatatcTGAGTTATTCCTTTCAATGTTCCTGATTTCTACTGGGGCTGGTGGCCGGTCATGGGCTTAATCTTGTCAGTGCAAATCGTGTAATGATATTTGATCCGAATTGGAATCCTGCTCAGTATTTACAAGCTCAAGATGGTTCATTTCCTTTTGGTCAAAAGCGACACGTGACGGTTTCCGTCTTCTTGCAGCCGGTTCTCTCGAAGAACTTTGTCTATTTGAGGCAGATATATAAACAACTGCTATCAAATACTGCTGTTTCCGGGAAAATGGGTAAAGTGGTAGAATTTCCCTTTTGTAGTTTCGTCAAAATCCAACTAACAATTAATCCACTTCATCGACTAACTTGGAATACCATGTTAAAGGACTGCAAAGAATTGCAAGGTGAACTGTTTGGAATCTGCAATTTGTTCCGCGACCTCTCTAATAAGCTTTTCACTAGTGAGATTGTGGAACTTCaggaaaatcaagaaaaagagaACGATAGCACAAAACTTGATTTAACTGAGCTTGGGATATGTTTTGATCACCCTCAGAAAGCAATAATGTCGGATGATTGCTCAACAGAATCTGTAGGGACTGAGGCTAAAGATAAGAGAGAAACCACATTAGAGCCAGGGCTTGAAGATCTTGGTGAGTTTACTCATTTTCCTtgaaattttcttcttcaatcttAGCTCTTTTTACGCCACAAAAACACATAATTTCATCAGTTAAACGTATCTGTTAGTTTCTGAAGAAATGGTTCATAATTCAAGATAAATGGAatgaaaacaaaattaaatgatgGAAGCAGTTTATGATCTAAAGTCCGCACACAACGCATACAATTGTTTGTTTAGGTACTACCATTTTAATGTCCTTCTCCGTTTAATGAATTAATTTGCTTCATTTCTCTGTAATCATTTAGCTATCGTATACACCTATCGAAATGAGGACATCGTCAACCTACGGAGTATGATTCGGAAGAAGGAAAACAGAGCGTAATTCTCAAGGAAAGTATGTGAAGAAGCCTAGCCCCCCACCCCAAGAAGCAGAGGTATCAGATGCATTGGAACAAAGGTGAGCACAGATATCGTCGGCAAGTCAATGGAAAAGAACGTAACATGCTTCTCGCAGTTCTGATGGGCACGAAGCAAGATGAATTAAACAAGTTACTTTCATGCActccatctttgagaatctctATACGCATAGGTTGTGTAGTTTTTTTCTTTTGTGGCCAGGTTTATGTATATTTGTACAAAAATATACATAGTGAATTAGACAGAAATGTTGCTTTTATGCCAAATTTTACATCGTTTCGGAtatgttgtttttattttttggtcTTGTAAATTGTGTTAATCCGATTCATTGGATCCATCTGATTGAGAACTATCCAGTTGGCTAACCTTCCTTTATTTCGAGTAACACAGGAGGGTGTTACATGAGTAAGATTTGAAACCAAAATGGGTGTTCCTTACCATCTAATCTAATTAAACTACAACACAGGTGAGATTTGAAACCAAAATCACACGAGTGTCTCATTATTGTCACTGGATTAAAGGGATTCTTGGCAAGATCTCATTCTTGTTATTGGGTTAAAGGGATTCTTGGGAACACATACACGCAGAACAAGTTTAAGTTACACGTTCTTACGGATCTATATCCATGAGATAAGttcgcattttaaaaaaaacattagaGAGTATTTTTGGAAGAAAAACCAGGATGTTCCAAAGTAAAAAAAATAGTGAGTATATAGATCTTTCAGTTAAACCCATAAATAATCTTAACCTTCGGAGGCATTTTTGCAGATCTAAATATCGAGTAATCCAGCAAACTACAAATAGCAACCAAAAGGTGAGAATCAACGATTTTTCCAGATCTATGGCCGACACATTTAATGGTATTTAAAAAATGGTGAACACATGATATATAACATCCAAGATCATAGGTTTCCATACAAAACTaagaaaacaaaccaaaacATTGAAGACAATCCCAGAAATTATATCCTCATAACAATCAATGATCCACACTAAAATCAAACAAAGAACTCGAAATATTGAAAAACAAATACTAAAACTTGGAGCATATATCTCCTCATTTTCTGATGTGCTTGATCTTATACCAACCCTTCTTGCAAGAATCGCCCACTATCTTGAATCCTTTCACGAAATATATTTTCAATTCTTTTGCTCTGTGCTTCACTTGCCTATCGAAGCTCCCCATTGAGACTTTGATGATTTTCTAGTTGCAGAGAAACCAAAAAACGTTTTATGTTAACGTTTGGGGGCTCGATCCGGATATTTTAAGGTGGTAGGAAAACAGTGGGATCCAACTCAGAGAGGGACACGTGGCCACTACAGCGATGGATGCTTGTTCCCTTCGATTCCGGAGGTGATAAATACTAAACAAATCGAcccattttctttttttaaaaaaaattaacttttgTTTTTGTTGAACCAATAATTTCTCTAAATTAACTCGATAAGAATGAGACGTGAATGGGTTTTAGAATATTGTaagaaataataaattcaaattctaCTTATACGAACAGTGCAACAATTTAGATAGAAAATTCGTCCACTCATTCTCATAGTATAAACAAGAAATGTATTTAAGACatctgataaaaaaaaattgaatcatgGAGTCAGATTAGCTTGTAAGATAATGAGATTTCAATGATGATAATGGTTTTAATACAGAGTCAAATTCAAAAAGAGCAAAAAAACAGAGTGTAAATCAATATTCAGCGATCCCCAATCCCAAGCAAAGATAAGCAAATGCACCAATTAGTTTTCAGATTCGAAATGAATATTTAAATGAGAGTGAAGATTCTCCCATGTCTCAAAAGTTAGGAGACAGCTAATATTGGCTGGCTGTGTGTGTAATATAAATGTGCCCCACTCAACTATATTTGTCCAAAAAAGAACTTATAATCAAATGATGCCCCTTCCTTTAATTCAA
Encoded here:
- the LOC140837363 gene encoding uncharacterized protein, yielding MEMASRVMSLVLVISMGYLCSSQTYTFYVVFKYKKGSDSVLVVTKDDYETCNKDSPLQVFKDGNSEFKFHKSGPFFFISGRTQHCEKGQKLVTVVLSDSHHNASSAPSPPPTHSPPLKPPPSQSPPPSSHHVPAPTPNPTHAPPPLSTISAPPGKAPQPASPTRSPIPSPSPQHQAPTPPVTPTRSPTSHSPPPSTPKIPPFPSPAAHLAPSPSSKAESPKKGDDVENHHHPAPSPHASSPEYPRHAPAPAPSAAPCFSASFSLFVGIFSLALSLLYSSFV